The Chryseobacterium sp. 52 genome includes a region encoding these proteins:
- the trxB gene encoding thioredoxin-disulfide reductase, translating to MEQNILDCVIVGSGPSGFTAAIYAARADLKPELYTGLEPGGQLTTTTEVDNFPGYPAGITGPEMMMDLQKQAERFETKVHYEMITKVELSKEVGGVHKLYAGNKEIFAKTVIISTGATAKYLGLDDEKKYNGGGVSACATCDGFFYRGKDVVVVGAGDTAAEEATYLAKLVNKVTMLVRKDEFRASKAMIHRVHNTPNIEVKFHHELIGIEGENNLVERAVVINNQTQEKSTVDVHGIFIAIGHKPNTDIFAGQIDLDENGYIVTEKGSTRTNLPGVFAAGDVQDHIYRQAITAAGSGCMAAMDAEKYLAELH from the coding sequence ATGGAGCAAAACATTTTAGATTGTGTGATCGTTGGATCCGGGCCTTCTGGCTTTACAGCAGCTATTTATGCAGCAAGAGCAGATTTGAAACCGGAATTATACACAGGTTTGGAACCGGGCGGACAATTAACAACAACTACGGAGGTTGATAACTTTCCAGGGTATCCGGCAGGGATTACAGGGCCTGAAATGATGATGGATCTGCAGAAGCAGGCGGAAAGATTTGAAACAAAAGTGCATTACGAAATGATCACTAAAGTTGAACTTTCCAAAGAAGTAGGAGGTGTTCATAAATTATATGCCGGAAACAAAGAGATCTTTGCAAAGACCGTGATTATTTCTACAGGTGCCACGGCAAAATACCTGGGTCTTGATGACGAGAAAAAATATAACGGAGGCGGAGTCTCAGCATGTGCAACATGTGACGGATTTTTCTACAGAGGAAAAGATGTTGTGGTCGTAGGTGCGGGAGATACGGCAGCAGAAGAAGCTACTTATCTTGCAAAACTGGTGAATAAAGTAACCATGTTGGTGAGAAAAGATGAATTCAGAGCTTCAAAAGCAATGATTCACAGAGTACACAACACACCGAATATTGAAGTGAAGTTTCACCATGAATTGATTGGTATTGAAGGAGAAAACAATTTGGTAGAAAGAGCAGTTGTGATCAATAACCAAACGCAGGAAAAATCTACTGTTGATGTACACGGAATATTTATCGCTATTGGTCACAAACCCAATACTGATATTTTTGCAGGACAGATTGACCTTGATGAGAACGGATATATTGTCACAGAAAAAGGGTCTACAAGAACCAATCTTCCAGGTGTATTTGCTGCAGGAGATGTGCAGGATCATATCTACAGACAGGCGATTACAGCTGCAGGAAGCGGTTGTATGGCAGCAATGGATGCAGAGAAATATCTTGCTGAATTACATTAA
- a CDS encoding acyltransferase family protein codes for MHQSHINSLRGIAILMVILVHVSSLFTFTTRFETTFFYYGKMGVQLFFVASAYTLCLSADHRKDESNPTLNFYIRRYFRIFPIYYFGIVLYLILHIVQGSAGAYTLKNIFLNILLIHGLVPAANESIVHGGWSIGAEMIFYLIFPFLFKFMKSGKPVLKGLVIIILGQVLLMLISKRIFIPFEYRYTSIFNQISVFVIGILFYLKKDYFSNVKGAVVGFVLFTVSSFSLMYFEVEYQHILIPILSAIAFCCLFLIVEKSKIINNKIFQKIGEKSYSIYVIHFVFTLYILPKMNGYFLFIIAYLSVVVLSYLISIVLNKWLEKPFIKLGHEVIDILDNKESKVVS; via the coding sequence ATGCACCAGTCTCACATCAATAGTCTAAGGGGGATTGCCATTCTCATGGTAATCTTAGTCCACGTTTCCTCATTGTTTACCTTTACAACGCGATTTGAAACCACTTTTTTTTACTATGGAAAAATGGGTGTGCAGCTCTTTTTTGTAGCGTCGGCTTACACATTATGTCTTTCGGCTGACCACAGAAAAGATGAATCTAATCCGACTCTTAACTTTTATATAAGACGCTACTTCAGAATATTTCCCATTTACTATTTTGGAATTGTCCTCTATCTCATTCTTCACATAGTACAGGGTTCTGCGGGTGCCTACACTTTAAAGAATATATTTTTAAACATATTACTTATACATGGCCTTGTACCCGCGGCCAATGAAAGTATAGTTCATGGAGGATGGTCGATAGGGGCGGAAATGATTTTTTATCTGATATTTCCTTTTCTTTTCAAGTTTATGAAGTCGGGGAAGCCTGTTTTAAAGGGATTGGTTATTATAATTTTGGGGCAGGTACTATTAATGTTGATTTCAAAAAGGATTTTCATTCCGTTTGAATATAGATATACGAGCATCTTTAATCAAATTTCTGTATTTGTTATTGGAATTTTATTTTACCTCAAAAAAGATTATTTTTCAAACGTTAAAGGTGCTGTAGTGGGTTTTGTGTTATTTACTGTATCATCATTTTCACTGATGTATTTTGAAGTGGAATATCAGCATATTCTCATTCCCATTTTATCGGCTATTGCTTTCTGCTGTTTATTTTTAATTGTAGAAAAATCTAAAATAATAAATAATAAAATCTTTCAGAAAATAGGTGAAAAATCCTATTCTATTTATGTTATACACTTTGTTTTTACTTTATATATTTTGCCTAAGATGAACGGGTATTTTTTGTTTATTATAGCATATTTATCGGTTGTGGTACTATCATATCTTATCTCTATTGTCCTTAATAAGTGGTTAGAAAAGCCATTTATTAAGCTCGGACATGAGGTGATTGATATTTTGGACAATAAAGAATCAAAGGTAGTGTCCTGA